One window of Microbacterium sediminis genomic DNA carries:
- a CDS encoding DUF721 domain-containing protein, producing the protein MSEQTPEVPETLATYLRLRGLEPSKYAKRRRRRRRGVEDDDNQPFTPGRDPKPLGAALDILSKSNGWSGQLAREELVLRWEEVAGAETAQHSTPTSLLDGTLTIQCDSTAWAKNLQFMRSHILTQIVTRFPDAGVEHVRFVGPDAPTWKWGPRTVPGRGPRDTYG; encoded by the coding sequence ATGAGTGAGCAGACCCCCGAGGTGCCCGAGACGCTCGCCACGTATCTGCGGCTGCGCGGCCTCGAGCCGTCGAAGTACGCCAAGCGCCGCCGGCGCCGCCGCCGCGGCGTGGAGGACGACGACAACCAGCCGTTCACGCCCGGCCGCGATCCGAAGCCGCTCGGCGCCGCGCTCGACATCCTCTCCAAGAGCAACGGGTGGTCCGGGCAGCTCGCCCGCGAGGAGCTCGTGCTGCGCTGGGAAGAGGTCGCCGGCGCCGAGACGGCGCAGCACTCCACGCCCACGTCGCTGCTGGACGGCACGCTGACCATCCAGTGCGACTCGACGGCGTGGGCCAAGAACCTGCAGTTCATGCGGTCGCACATCCTCACCCAGATCGTGACCCGGTTCCCCGACGCCGGCGTCGAGCACGTGCGCTTCGTGGGGCCAGACGCCCCCACGTGGAAGTGGGGCCCGCGCACGGTCCCCGGGCGCGGCCCGCGCGATACCTACGGCTGA
- the gyrB gene encoding DNA topoisomerase (ATP-hydrolyzing) subunit B: protein MTMDTPQSEPENTATGGDTPQGSYGADNIQVLEGLEAVRKRPGMYIGSTGPRGLHHLVYEIVDNSVDEALAGYCDTIEVTILEDGGIRVVDNGRGIPVAEHKTEKKSTLEVVLTVLHAGGKFGGGGYAVSGGLHGVGSSVVNALSTRLDAVVKRDGYEWRQSFANGGAPLGPIEQGEPTDETGTTITFWPDPEIFTETTDFDYETLRTRFQQTAFLNKGLRIEFRDERPAAMEEDELADGSTELVQRHDSFYYERGLVDYVDYLCKVRKAERVHEEVIDFASETMNSERNISLEIAMQWTTSYTENVFTYANMINTHEGGTHEEGFRAALTSLMNKYARAQNLLKEKDDNLTGEDVREGLMAVISVKLSEPQFEGQTKTKLGNTEVKAFVQRVVNDELGDWFERNPQQAKNIVRKAIDAATARLAARKARETARRKSVFESAAMPDKLKDCTSKDPSISEIFLVEGDSAGGSAVGGRDPHTQAILALRGKILNVERARIDKALGNREVQAMIQAFGTGIGPEFDIEKARYHKIVLMTDADVDGQHITTLLLTLLFRYMRGLIDAGYVYLAMPPLYRLKWSNAEHEYVYSDRERDALLKEGIANGKRIPKEAGIQRYKGLGEMNDSELWDTTMNPETRTLRQVTIDDAAAADEIFSVLMGEDVESRRGFIQRNAKDVRFLDI from the coding sequence ATGACGATGGACACCCCTCAGAGCGAGCCCGAGAACACCGCAACCGGGGGTGACACGCCACAGGGAAGCTACGGCGCCGACAACATCCAGGTGCTCGAGGGCCTCGAGGCCGTCCGCAAGCGCCCGGGCATGTACATCGGATCGACGGGGCCGCGTGGTCTGCACCACCTCGTGTACGAGATCGTCGACAACTCGGTCGACGAGGCCCTGGCGGGCTACTGCGACACGATCGAGGTGACGATCCTCGAGGACGGCGGCATCCGCGTCGTCGACAACGGCCGCGGCATCCCGGTGGCCGAGCACAAGACCGAGAAGAAGTCGACGCTCGAGGTCGTGCTCACGGTCCTGCACGCCGGCGGCAAGTTCGGCGGCGGCGGATACGCGGTCTCCGGCGGCCTGCACGGCGTGGGATCGTCGGTCGTGAACGCGCTCTCGACCCGCCTCGACGCGGTCGTCAAGCGCGACGGCTACGAGTGGCGGCAGTCCTTCGCCAACGGCGGTGCGCCGCTCGGACCGATCGAGCAGGGCGAGCCGACCGACGAGACCGGCACGACGATCACGTTCTGGCCGGATCCCGAGATCTTCACCGAGACGACCGACTTCGACTACGAGACGCTGCGCACGCGGTTCCAGCAGACCGCGTTCCTGAACAAGGGCCTGCGCATCGAGTTCCGCGACGAGCGCCCCGCCGCCATGGAGGAGGACGAGCTCGCCGACGGATCGACCGAGCTGGTCCAGCGGCACGACTCCTTCTATTACGAGCGCGGCCTCGTCGACTACGTCGACTACCTCTGCAAGGTGCGCAAGGCCGAGCGCGTGCACGAGGAGGTCATCGACTTCGCCAGCGAGACGATGAACTCCGAGCGCAACATCTCGCTCGAGATCGCCATGCAGTGGACCACCTCGTACACCGAGAACGTGTTCACCTACGCGAACATGATCAACACGCACGAGGGCGGCACGCACGAGGAGGGCTTCCGCGCGGCGCTCACCTCGCTGATGAACAAGTACGCCCGCGCGCAGAACCTCCTCAAGGAGAAGGACGACAACCTCACGGGCGAGGACGTGCGCGAGGGGCTCATGGCCGTGATCTCCGTCAAGCTGAGCGAGCCGCAGTTCGAGGGCCAGACCAAGACAAAGCTCGGCAACACCGAGGTCAAGGCGTTCGTGCAGCGCGTGGTCAACGACGAGCTGGGCGACTGGTTCGAGCGCAACCCGCAGCAGGCCAAGAACATCGTGCGCAAGGCGATCGATGCGGCCACGGCGCGCCTCGCCGCCCGCAAGGCGCGCGAGACCGCCCGCCGCAAGAGCGTGTTCGAGTCGGCCGCGATGCCCGACAAGCTCAAGGACTGCACGAGCAAGGACCCCTCGATCAGCGAGATCTTCCTCGTCGAGGGTGACTCGGCCGGCGGGTCCGCCGTGGGCGGGCGCGACCCGCACACCCAGGCGATCCTCGCGCTGCGCGGCAAGATCCTCAACGTCGAGCGCGCCCGCATCGACAAGGCGCTGGGCAACCGCGAGGTCCAGGCGATGATCCAGGCCTTCGGCACCGGCATCGGCCCGGAGTTCGACATCGAGAAGGCGCGCTACCACAAGATCGTGCTGATGACCGATGCCGACGTCGACGGTCAGCACATCACGACCCTGCTGCTCACCCTGCTGTTCCGCTACATGCGCGGCCTCATCGACGCCGGCTACGTGTACCTGGCCATGCCGCCGCTGTACCGCCTGAAGTGGTCCAACGCCGAGCACGAGTACGTGTACTCCGACCGCGAGCGCGACGCCCTGCTGAAGGAGGGCATCGCGAACGGCAAGCGGATCCCCAAGGAGGCGGGCATCCAGCGCTACAAGGGTCTCGGCGAGATGAACGACTCGGAGCTGTGGGACACCACCATGAACCCCGAGACGCGCACCCTGCGGCAGGTCACGATCGACGACGCGGCCGCGGCCGATGAGATCTTCTCGGTGCTGATGGGCGAGGACGTCGAGTCCCGCCGCGGCTTCATCCAGCGCAACGCGAAGGACGTCCGGTTCCTCGACATCTGA